One Vigna unguiculata cultivar IT97K-499-35 chromosome 7, ASM411807v1, whole genome shotgun sequence genomic region harbors:
- the LOC114190308 gene encoding copper transport protein CCH-like, translating into MVFICIGVESFDIDMKEQKVTVKGNVQPDEVLQAVSKTGKKTAFWVDEAPPENKPSETAPVASSAENDTKPSETAPVASSAENDTKPSEPAPVASAETENKPSETAAIETVA; encoded by the coding sequence atggtgTTTATATGTATAGGTGTTGAGTCATTTGACATTGATATGAAGGAGCAGAAGGTGACAGTGAAGGGAAATGTACAACCAGATGAAGTTCTGCAAGCTGTTTCCAAAACTGGAAAGAAGACTGCATTCTGGGTGGATGAAGCACCACCTGAAAACAAACCTTCAGAAACTGCACCTGTTGCATCCTCAGCTGAAAATGATACCAAACCTTCAGAAACTGCACCTGTTGCATCCTCGGCTGAAAATGATACCAAACCTTCAGAACCTGCACCTGTTGCCTCAGCTGAGACTGAAAACAAGCCTTCAGAAACTGCTGCTATAGAAACTGTTGCCTAA